Proteins from a single region of Nakamurella deserti:
- a CDS encoding acetyl-CoA C-acetyltransferase: MSMTRRAAIIGGNRIPFARAHGAYRRASNQDMLTATLDGLVARFGLQGKRMGEVVAGAVLKHARDFNLTRESVLGSRLDPTTPAYDVQQACGTGLEAAVLVANKIALGQIDSGIAGGVDTTSDAPVALNDDLRRVLIDLSSARTWQRKVRALAGIRPGQLVPDLPRTAERRTGLSMGEHAAITARELGIGRAEQDALTVASHHNLAAAWDSGFFDDLVTPYLGLVRDQNLRPDTSLDRLAALRPVFGRGEGATMTAGNSTPLTDGAAAVLLGSDEWAAAHRLPVLAHLVDAQTAAVDHVHGDEGLLMAPVRAVPVLLARHGLTLRDFDFYEIHEAFASTVLATLHAWADPEYCRTHLGLDAALGGIDRAKLNVHGSSLAAGHPFAATGARIVATLAKTLHRAGPGRRGLISICAAGGQGVVAILESRP, from the coding sequence ATGTCGATGACCCGCAGAGCCGCCATCATCGGGGGGAACCGCATCCCCTTCGCCCGCGCGCACGGCGCCTACCGCCGGGCGTCCAACCAGGACATGCTGACCGCGACCCTGGACGGTCTGGTCGCCCGCTTCGGGCTGCAGGGGAAGCGGATGGGGGAGGTCGTCGCCGGAGCGGTCCTCAAGCACGCACGGGACTTCAACCTGACCCGGGAGAGCGTCCTGGGCTCGCGTCTGGACCCGACCACGCCCGCCTACGACGTCCAGCAGGCCTGCGGGACCGGCCTCGAGGCGGCGGTGCTGGTGGCCAACAAGATCGCGCTCGGCCAGATCGACTCCGGGATCGCCGGTGGCGTGGACACCACCTCCGACGCCCCGGTGGCGCTGAACGACGACCTGCGCCGCGTGCTGATCGACCTCAGCAGCGCCCGGACCTGGCAGCGCAAGGTGCGGGCGCTGGCCGGGATACGGCCCGGGCAACTCGTGCCGGACCTGCCGAGAACGGCCGAGCGCCGCACCGGGCTGTCGATGGGCGAGCACGCGGCGATCACCGCGCGGGAACTCGGCATCGGCCGTGCGGAGCAGGACGCGTTGACCGTGGCCTCTCACCACAACCTCGCCGCCGCCTGGGACAGCGGCTTCTTCGACGACCTGGTGACGCCCTATCTCGGCCTCGTCCGCGACCAGAACCTGCGCCCCGACACCAGTCTCGACAGGCTCGCGGCGCTGCGGCCGGTCTTCGGCCGCGGTGAGGGTGCCACCATGACCGCCGGCAACTCCACACCGCTCACCGACGGCGCCGCCGCGGTGCTGCTCGGGTCCGACGAATGGGCCGCCGCGCACCGACTGCCGGTGCTGGCGCACCTCGTCGACGCGCAGACCGCGGCCGTGGACCACGTCCACGGCGACGAGGGGCTGCTGATGGCACCGGTGCGGGCGGTTCCGGTGCTGTTGGCGCGCCACGGGTTGACGTTGCGGGACTTCGACTTCTACGAGATCCACGAGGCGTTCGCGTCCACCGTGCTGGCCACCCTGCACGCGTGGGCGGACCCGGAGTACTGCCGGACCCACCTCGGACTCGACGCCGCACTCGGCGGGATCGACCGTGCGAAGCTCAACGTGCACGGCTCGTCGCTGGCCGCCGGACATCCGTTCGCGGCCACCGGCGCCCGCATCGTGGCGACGCTGGCGAAGACGTTGCACCGGGCCGGGCCGGGCCGACGCGGACTCATCTCCATCTGCGCCGCCGGCGGCCAGGGTGTCGTCGCGATCCTGGAGAGCCGACCGTGA
- a CDS encoding TetR family transcriptional regulator: protein MNVVEVEPVAAVPRDRRDSRWDEHRRRRREELVDATLAAVARHGADVGMDEIAAAAGTSKTVVYRHFADRAELYLAVSRRVADDLVPRLRRAVADTAGPREMMAAAVDTYLAFVEADPELYRFVVHGVPSGRIGRSGPTSETDPIGSLSDAVGHQVAALIGTALRRAGRGTDAAEPWGHALVGLVRSTADWWLRTGRPLPRATLTAQLTDLAWSGLGGVIPTLEEHP, encoded by the coding sequence ATGAACGTCGTCGAGGTCGAACCCGTCGCCGCGGTCCCGCGCGACCGGCGGGACTCCCGCTGGGACGAGCACCGCCGGCGGCGCCGCGAGGAGCTCGTGGACGCCACCCTGGCCGCGGTCGCCCGGCACGGCGCCGACGTGGGCATGGACGAGATCGCCGCCGCGGCGGGCACCAGCAAGACCGTGGTGTACCGGCACTTCGCCGACCGGGCCGAGTTGTACCTCGCGGTCAGCCGGCGGGTCGCCGACGACCTGGTGCCCCGGTTGCGGCGGGCCGTGGCCGACACCGCGGGCCCTCGCGAGATGATGGCCGCCGCCGTCGACACCTACCTGGCGTTCGTGGAGGCCGATCCCGAGCTGTACCGCTTCGTCGTGCACGGCGTCCCGTCCGGCCGGATCGGCCGGTCCGGCCCGACCTCGGAGACCGACCCCATCGGCAGCCTGTCCGACGCGGTGGGCCACCAGGTGGCCGCCCTCATCGGCACCGCCCTGCGGCGGGCGGGCCGCGGCACCGACGCCGCCGAACCCTGGGGCCATGCCCTGGTGGGGCTGGTCCGGTCGACCGCCGACTGGTGGCTGCGCACCGGCCGCCCCCTCCCCCGCGCCACCCTCACCGCCCAGCTCACCGACCTGGCCTGGTCGGGCCTGGGCGGCGTCATCCCCACCCTCGAGGAGCATCCGTGA
- a CDS encoding acyl-CoA dehydrogenase: MTSILPSPVDVAGLQQVLDGRWAALRRETRELLRDERFRPVYGETMAEARERTTRLTRALAATGRTGLGFPVAHGGADDAGGSVVMVEMLAFADLSLMVKAGVQWGLFGGAVQLLGTERHHAAHLRDIASFELPGCFAMTETGHGSDVQQLRTTCTYDPETGTFDLHTPHEAARKDYIGNAARDGRMAVVFAQLITGGKRRGVHAWLVPIRRPDGTPCDGVTIGDDGPKAGLLGVDNGRLSFDHVTVPREMLLDRFGQVAADGSYTSAIENETRRFFTMLGTLVRGRVSVGGSASSAAKVALDIAVRYGDVRRQFTAPGREREVVLNDYLAHQRVLLPAVATSYALHFAQEELVGRMHDLHTAVHVDGTDVPEPEQRALESRAAGLKAVQTWHATRTVQQCREACGGAGYLAENRLPGLRADIDVFTTFEGDNTVLLQLVAKGLLTGYRDAFGSLDNWGKVGHVAEQVRDTVLERTAARSLIQRLVDAVPSRDDDVPLLSRGWQLKMFADREKHLLDSVVRRLRRRGAGTDPFDTLNDVQDHLLHVARAHIDRLVLEAFTAGVDRTTDPAIRALLDSVCSLYALSVLETDRAWLLEHDRITPSRSKALTTTVNGLLKTLRPHLVTLVDGFAVLPEWRGARILDEEPRRQEVTEAHDRGIRGNTAGDTARTATDLMMAPAQ; encoded by the coding sequence GTGACCAGCATCCTGCCGTCCCCCGTCGACGTCGCCGGCCTGCAGCAGGTGCTGGACGGCCGCTGGGCCGCACTCCGCCGCGAGACCCGGGAGTTGTTGCGCGACGAGCGGTTCCGCCCCGTGTACGGGGAGACGATGGCCGAGGCGCGGGAGCGCACGACCCGGCTGACCCGCGCGCTGGCGGCCACCGGACGCACCGGGCTGGGCTTCCCGGTGGCCCACGGCGGCGCCGACGACGCCGGCGGTTCGGTGGTGATGGTCGAGATGCTCGCCTTCGCCGACCTGTCGCTGATGGTCAAGGCGGGCGTGCAGTGGGGCCTCTTCGGCGGTGCCGTGCAGTTGCTCGGCACCGAGCGCCACCACGCCGCCCACCTCCGGGACATCGCGAGCTTCGAGCTGCCCGGCTGCTTCGCCATGACCGAGACCGGCCACGGCTCGGACGTCCAGCAGCTGCGCACCACCTGCACCTACGACCCGGAGACCGGCACGTTCGACCTGCACACACCGCACGAGGCGGCCCGCAAGGACTACATCGGCAACGCCGCCCGGGACGGTCGGATGGCCGTCGTCTTCGCGCAGTTGATCACCGGGGGGAAGCGGCGCGGGGTGCACGCCTGGCTGGTGCCGATCCGCCGTCCCGACGGCACTCCGTGCGACGGCGTCACCATCGGCGACGACGGCCCCAAGGCGGGCCTGCTCGGGGTCGACAACGGCCGGCTGTCGTTCGACCACGTCACCGTGCCGCGCGAGATGCTGCTGGACCGGTTCGGTCAGGTGGCCGCCGACGGCAGCTACACGAGCGCGATCGAGAACGAGACCCGCCGGTTCTTCACCATGCTCGGCACCCTGGTGCGCGGGCGTGTCAGCGTCGGCGGGTCGGCGTCGTCGGCGGCCAAGGTCGCCCTCGACATCGCCGTGCGCTACGGCGACGTCCGCCGGCAGTTCACCGCTCCCGGCCGTGAGCGGGAGGTCGTGCTCAACGACTACCTCGCCCACCAGCGCGTCCTGCTCCCGGCGGTCGCGACGTCCTATGCGCTGCACTTCGCGCAGGAGGAGCTGGTCGGGCGGATGCACGATCTGCACACCGCCGTCCACGTCGACGGCACCGACGTCCCCGAGCCCGAGCAGCGCGCCCTGGAGTCCCGCGCGGCGGGGCTCAAGGCCGTCCAGACCTGGCACGCCACCCGGACCGTCCAGCAGTGCCGGGAGGCGTGTGGCGGGGCCGGTTACCTCGCCGAGAACCGGCTGCCGGGGCTGCGTGCCGACATCGACGTGTTCACCACCTTCGAGGGCGACAACACGGTGCTCCTGCAGCTCGTCGCCAAGGGCCTGCTCACCGGCTACAGGGACGCCTTCGGCTCGCTGGACAACTGGGGCAAGGTCGGGCACGTCGCCGAGCAGGTGCGCGACACGGTGCTCGAGCGCACCGCCGCGCGCAGCCTGATCCAGCGTCTGGTCGATGCGGTGCCCAGCCGGGACGACGACGTGCCGCTGCTGTCCCGCGGCTGGCAGCTGAAGATGTTCGCTGACCGGGAGAAGCATCTGCTCGACAGCGTCGTCCGGCGGCTGCGCAGGCGCGGGGCCGGCACCGACCCGTTCGACACGCTCAACGACGTGCAGGACCACCTGCTGCACGTCGCGCGGGCGCACATCGACCGGCTCGTGCTGGAGGCGTTCACCGCGGGCGTCGACCGCACCACGGACCCGGCGATCCGGGCCCTGCTGGACTCCGTGTGCTCGCTGTACGCCCTGAGCGTCCTGGAAACCGATCGTGCCTGGCTGCTGGAACACGACCGGATCACGCCCTCCCGGTCGAAGGCCCTGACGACCACGGTCAACGGCCTGCTCAAGACGCTGCGGCCGCATCTGGTCACCCTGGTCGACGGGTTCGCCGTGCTGCCCGAGTGGCGCGGTGCCCGGATCCTCGACGAGGAGCCGCGACGGCAGGAGGTCACCGAGGCGCACGATCGCGGCATCCGGGGGAACACCGCCGGCGACACCGCACGCACCGCGACGGATCTGATGATGGCGCCGGCTCAGTAG
- a CDS encoding VOC family protein, which translates to MDMKLELVPVPVHDVDRSRDFYVHALGFAVDVDVAPAPGVRVVQLTPPGSACSLLLSTGLPQLKGMTPGTVKGLHLVVDDIEATRGELRGRGVAVGAIDDAGGGVRYAAVVDPDGNTMVLQELAWRAGATP; encoded by the coding sequence ATGGACATGAAGCTCGAACTGGTCCCGGTCCCGGTTCACGACGTCGACCGTTCCCGGGACTTCTACGTCCACGCCCTGGGCTTCGCGGTCGACGTCGACGTCGCTCCGGCGCCCGGCGTCCGAGTCGTGCAGCTCACGCCGCCGGGCTCGGCGTGTTCGCTGTTGCTGTCCACCGGGCTGCCGCAGCTGAAGGGCATGACCCCGGGCACCGTCAAGGGCCTGCACCTGGTGGTGGACGACATCGAGGCGACCCGGGGTGAGCTGCGCGGGCGCGGTGTCGCCGTCGGGGCCATCGACGACGCCGGCGGCGGCGTGCGGTACGCCGCGGTCGTGGACCCGGACGGCAACACGATGGTCCTGCAGGAGCTGGCCTGGCGGGCCGGCGCCACTCCCTGA
- a CDS encoding DUF5709 domain-containing protein, which produces MSESADANESFEVGTLDGTNPELSSNDGGEDSFEQSVEGDPVYDMTQDQVLDQGYSPPDYEPKTKVPTEAEEAEGLSLDELLAAEEPDVDVLAERQDQQEVEALEVGDERAGRLVDIGDDGFTDTEKAMIAEDDGIAGGGATAEEAAMHVFDPEGTDRY; this is translated from the coding sequence GTGAGTGAATCAGCGGACGCCAACGAGAGCTTCGAGGTCGGGACGCTCGACGGCACCAACCCCGAACTGAGTTCCAATGACGGCGGCGAGGACTCCTTCGAGCAGTCCGTCGAGGGTGACCCGGTCTACGACATGACCCAGGACCAGGTGCTCGACCAGGGATACAGCCCGCCCGACTACGAGCCCAAGACCAAGGTGCCCACCGAGGCGGAGGAGGCCGAGGGGCTCAGTCTCGACGAGCTGCTCGCCGCCGAGGAGCCCGATGTGGACGTGCTGGCCGAGCGCCAGGACCAGCAGGAGGTCGAGGCCCTGGAGGTCGGCGACGAGCGGGCGGGGCGGCTCGTGGACATCGGGGACGACGGCTTCACCGACACCGAGAAGGCGATGATCGCCGAGGACGACGGCATCGCCGGTGGCGGGGCCACCGCGGAGGAGGCGGCGATGCACGTCTTCGACCCGGAGGGCACCGACCGGTACTGA